The following are encoded in a window of Mustela nigripes isolate SB6536 chromosome 1, MUSNIG.SB6536, whole genome shotgun sequence genomic DNA:
- the MOB2 gene encoding MOB kinase activator 2 isoform X3: MLLLKGKSKAKPNGKKPAAEEKKMYLEPEYARSRITDVGFKELVVLPREIDLNEWLASNTTTFFHHVNLQYSTISEFCTGEACQTMAVCNTQYYWYDERGKKVKCTAPQYVDFVMSSVQKLVTDEDVFPTKYGREFPSSFEALVKKICKYLFHVLAHIYWSHFKETLALELHGHLNTLYAHFILFAREFNLLDPKETAVMDDLTEVLCSGGGRGGGGGAGASGGGAGAQNHGKER; the protein is encoded by the exons GAAGTCTAAAGCAAAGCCCAACGGAAAGAAGCCCGCCGCGGAGGAGAAGAAGATGTACCTGGAGCCAGAGTACGCCAGGTCCAGGATCACCGACGTCGGCTTCAAGGAGCTGGTGGTGCTGCCCCGCGAGATCGACCTCAACGAGTGGCTGGCCAGCAACA CCACCACGTTTTTCCACCACGTCAACCTACAGTACAGCACCATCTCAGAGTTCTGCACAGGAGAGGCGTGCCAGACGATGGCCGTGTGCAACAC ACAGTACTACTGGTACGATGAGCGGGGGAAGAAGGTCAAGTGCACCGCTCCCCAGTACGTCGACTTTGTTATGAGCTCCGTGCAGAAGCTGGTGACGGACGAGGACGTGTTCCCCACGAAGTACG GCAGAGAATTCCCCAGCTCGTTCGAGGCTCTGGTGAAGAAGATCTGCAAGTATCTGTTCCACGTGCTGGCGCACATCTACTGGTCCCACTTCAAGGAGACGCTGGCCCTCGAGCTGCACGGACACTTGAACACGCTCTACGCCCACTTCATCCTCTTCGCCAGGGAGTTCAACTTGCTCGACCCCAAAGAGACCGCCGTCATGGACGACCTCACGGAGGTGCTGTGCAGCGGCGGGggccgcggcgggggcgggggggccggGGCCagcggcgggggcgcgggggcacAGAACCACGGGAAGGAGAGGTGA